Proteins encoded in a region of the Mariprofundus ferrinatatus genome:
- a CDS encoding DNA-deoxyinosine glycosylase — MTETGFPYSANRDAKVLILGSMPSRKSLAAAQYYAHPQNGFWPIMGELFGFDPSLAYEARLESLRANGIALWDVAYQCVRPGSLDSAIEMESVVANDFATFLAAHPHIRVIFFNGRKAEELFRRLVLPRLPAPLHDIERQLLPSTSPANASIRREQKLESWKIVRQALEIA; from the coding sequence ATGACTGAAACCGGATTCCCATATTCCGCAAACCGCGATGCAAAGGTGCTGATTCTGGGCTCAATGCCGAGCAGGAAATCGCTGGCAGCGGCTCAATATTACGCCCACCCACAGAATGGATTCTGGCCAATTATGGGTGAGCTGTTCGGCTTTGATCCCTCGCTTGCCTACGAAGCCCGGTTGGAAAGTCTGCGCGCGAATGGCATTGCACTCTGGGATGTAGCATACCAGTGCGTGCGCCCTGGCAGCCTCGATAGCGCAATTGAGATGGAATCGGTGGTCGCTAACGATTTTGCCACCTTCCTGGCTGCGCACCCCCATATCCGTGTCATCTTCTTCAACGGGCGCAAGGCGGAAGAACTCTTCCGGCGGCTTGTTCTGCCACGATTGCCGGCACCGTTACACGATATCGAGCGGCAGCTGCTGCCATCGACCAGCCCCGCCAATGCTTCGATAAGGCGGGAACAAAAACTGGAATCATGGAAAATTGTTCGCCAGGCCCTTGAAATCGCCTGA
- the panB gene encoding 3-methyl-2-oxobutanoate hydroxymethyltransferase, which translates to MTNNSQVTAATLLRAKQRDEKTVWLTALDATSAAIAEAAGAEVLLVGDSLGMVSLGFDSTLPVTLDQMIHHTAAVVRGRKSAWVVCDLPFGSYQKSPEQAFDASVAVLQQSGCDAVKIEGGAHMADTIRFLAERGIAVVAHIGLTPQSVKKFGSYGKRGKSKDEQSQLLRDAKAVTDAGAVALVLENIPAELASSITASVAIPTVGIGAGVNCDAQVLVFNDLVGLSESNPPFAPAYADVRRVMGDAISSWVADVKSGNFPK; encoded by the coding sequence ATGACAAACAACTCACAGGTCACGGCAGCGACGCTTTTGCGCGCCAAGCAGCGTGACGAGAAAACAGTTTGGCTGACGGCGCTCGATGCCACCTCAGCTGCCATAGCCGAAGCTGCCGGAGCCGAAGTGCTGCTGGTCGGCGATTCGCTCGGCATGGTCTCTCTTGGTTTTGACAGCACCCTCCCAGTTACACTTGATCAGATGATCCACCACACTGCAGCTGTCGTACGCGGCAGAAAAAGTGCGTGGGTGGTTTGCGATCTTCCCTTCGGCAGCTACCAGAAATCACCCGAGCAGGCGTTCGATGCGAGCGTGGCGGTGCTGCAACAGAGCGGCTGCGATGCAGTGAAAATCGAGGGTGGCGCACATATGGCTGACACCATCCGCTTTCTGGCTGAGCGCGGCATTGCGGTTGTTGCCCATATCGGACTTACCCCGCAGTCGGTGAAGAAGTTCGGCTCCTACGGTAAACGCGGCAAGAGTAAGGATGAGCAATCGCAACTCCTGCGCGATGCGAAGGCTGTGACTGATGCAGGCGCAGTTGCGCTGGTCCTGGAGAATATACCCGCTGAACTTGCCTCATCGATAACTGCATCCGTAGCGATTCCCACCGTCGGTATCGGTGCCGGCGTCAACTGCGATGCCCAGGTGCTGGTATTCAACGACCTGGTCGGCCTGTCAGAATCCAATCCCCCCTTTGCGCCCGCCTACGCCGATGTTCGCAGGGTAATGGGTGATGCGATCTCCAGCTGGGTAGCCGACGTCAAATCAGGAAACTTTCCAAAATGA
- a CDS encoding NAD(P)/FAD-dependent oxidoreductase has protein sequence MLYAVNNFKVELNESKSAVAVRLIALLGIHEDELLASRCVRRAVDARKKSHIHFVCTYEVELSREPAELPAQVFSIDRSSLEAVRPEIFCKTASTNQHVVVIGAGPAGLFAALALAESGLRVTLLERGKPVETRMRDIGRLRSRGELDPESNICFGEGGAGTYTDGKLYTRIKHPYLRWVLHTFVRFGAREDILVDAHPHLGTDKLVRIVRNMRHHLLDLGVDYRFETRVDNLLLANGKVTGVRTHQGEEISAEHVILATGHSARDTFERLQQLGIAMEAKSFAVGVRAEHPQSIINHSQYGRAAGHEKLEAAEYKLTHQVSDHYLDQRGVYSFCMCPGGLIVPSPTEAGGMAVNGMSNAKRGGKWANSGIVVQVTPDDIRRHGYKQDPLMGIHFQRELETATFRAAGNSYAAPAMRLIDFVNDRPTGKLADTRFKPAAVPADLRKIFPEWLSQPLAEGIMAFGRKLRGFVTIEANLFGSETRTSSPLRITRDAQMQSITLKGLYPVGEGAGYAGGIVSAAVDGLKAAEAIIAQHHR, from the coding sequence GTGTTATATGCCGTCAACAACTTCAAGGTTGAACTGAACGAAAGCAAGAGTGCGGTTGCAGTACGCCTGATAGCACTCCTCGGCATCCATGAAGATGAGTTGCTGGCCAGCCGATGCGTCCGACGCGCGGTAGATGCGCGCAAAAAATCTCACATCCATTTTGTCTGTACCTATGAGGTCGAACTGAGCCGGGAGCCGGCCGAGTTACCTGCTCAGGTGTTCAGCATCGATCGGAGCTCACTGGAGGCGGTCAGGCCCGAGATATTCTGCAAAACCGCATCCACAAACCAGCATGTCGTTGTCATCGGTGCAGGCCCTGCCGGTCTCTTTGCCGCACTTGCTCTGGCGGAATCAGGTTTGAGGGTGACGCTGCTGGAACGAGGTAAGCCGGTGGAGACGCGCATGCGTGATATCGGGCGCCTGCGTTCGCGCGGTGAACTGGATCCCGAGAGCAATATCTGCTTCGGTGAAGGCGGTGCCGGCACCTATACCGACGGCAAGCTCTATACCCGCATAAAACACCCCTACCTTCGCTGGGTGCTGCACACCTTTGTTCGCTTTGGGGCGCGTGAAGATATCCTTGTCGATGCTCACCCGCATCTGGGAACCGACAAACTGGTTCGCATCGTGCGCAACATGCGCCACCACCTGCTCGACCTTGGCGTCGACTATCGCTTCGAGACCCGTGTTGACAATCTGCTGCTCGCAAACGGCAAGGTCACCGGCGTGCGAACCCATCAAGGCGAAGAGATCAGTGCCGAACATGTCATCCTTGCCACCGGCCACTCGGCACGCGACACCTTTGAACGGCTGCAGCAGCTGGGTATTGCCATGGAAGCGAAATCGTTCGCCGTCGGCGTGCGCGCTGAACACCCGCAGAGCATCATTAACCATAGCCAGTACGGCCGTGCTGCCGGCCATGAAAAGCTGGAGGCGGCGGAGTACAAGCTCACCCATCAGGTGTCCGACCACTATCTCGATCAGCGTGGTGTTTACAGCTTCTGCATGTGTCCGGGTGGACTCATCGTACCCTCGCCTACCGAAGCAGGAGGCATGGCGGTCAATGGCATGAGCAACGCCAAGCGCGGGGGCAAATGGGCCAACTCCGGCATTGTCGTGCAGGTGACTCCCGATGATATCCGCCGGCATGGGTATAAACAGGATCCGCTGATGGGCATTCACTTCCAGCGCGAGCTGGAAACCGCCACCTTCAGGGCTGCCGGCAACAGCTATGCAGCGCCTGCCATGCGGCTGATCGATTTCGTAAACGATCGCCCGACCGGCAAACTTGCCGACACCCGCTTCAAGCCTGCTGCCGTACCGGCGGACCTCAGGAAGATATTCCCGGAGTGGTTAAGCCAGCCGCTGGCAGAGGGGATCATGGCATTCGGTCGCAAGCTGCGCGGCTTTGTCACTATCGAGGCCAATCTTTTCGGTTCAGAGACCCGAACCAGCTCACCCCTTCGCATCACCCGCGATGCTCAGATGCAGAGCATCACGCTTAAAGGGCTCTATCCGGTCGGTGAAGGTGCCGGTTATGCCGGAGGCATCGTCAGTGCCGCTGTTGACGGGCTCAAGGCCGCAGAAGCCATTATTGCGCAGCATCACAGATAG
- a CDS encoding gamma-glutamyltransferase has product MSNCSTGMVAAGHAATAETGASILRSGGNAVDAAVAAIATSFIAEPALTAPGGGGFLLIADAAGRSILYDGFARMPTGKRVTGVEPELKAVPIDFGDTVQSFHIGQGSVATPSLLPMLFRAHRENGKLPLREVLAPALDAARNGVRLNALQASFISLLRPILTDTPSCRALHTSHTSGDLWREGESFRNPELANTLEMLAIDGIEEMSHGDLAKAIVKSCSPYGLLCMDDMRSGQVQLRKPLGIHLFGGRLITNPPPSSGGLLIAFAATMLDRLYRHPETASLPWPVLAAEGMRSASLLRQNGFDSRVHESDISDSILNEAHIEAAAAKIRNRLRNLDSEVIKEPDNRHGSTTHISVIDKHGMAVSLTSSNGEGAGIVVPGTGIHLNNMLGEEDINPLGFHALPGGATLSSMMAPSIFIEKGKPSLVLGSGGSNRLRGAILQALLRHRLLDQDIEAAVHAPRLHNESGELDIEPELLNDHERHLLMSLGWKLRDWKRQSVYFGGVNAITRKPNGSLNGAGDPRRGGAVAFA; this is encoded by the coding sequence ATGAGCAACTGCAGCACGGGCATGGTGGCAGCCGGCCATGCAGCCACAGCAGAAACAGGTGCATCTATTCTGAGATCAGGCGGCAATGCGGTTGATGCAGCCGTCGCCGCCATCGCCACATCATTTATTGCGGAACCGGCACTCACCGCACCCGGTGGTGGCGGATTCCTGTTAATTGCCGATGCAGCGGGCAGATCGATTCTCTACGATGGTTTTGCACGCATGCCAACCGGCAAGAGAGTGACAGGTGTTGAGCCTGAACTGAAAGCTGTGCCGATCGACTTCGGTGATACCGTGCAGAGCTTCCATATCGGCCAGGGTTCGGTCGCTACGCCTTCCCTGCTGCCCATGCTGTTCCGGGCACATCGTGAAAACGGAAAACTGCCGCTTCGCGAAGTTCTGGCTCCGGCTCTTGATGCGGCGAGAAACGGGGTTCGCCTGAATGCTCTACAGGCCTCATTCATCTCGCTTCTCAGGCCGATTTTAACCGACACGCCATCCTGCAGAGCGCTGCATACCTCTCACACCTCCGGTGATCTGTGGCGTGAAGGGGAATCATTTCGCAATCCCGAACTCGCCAATACCCTGGAAATGCTCGCGATCGACGGAATCGAAGAGATGTCCCATGGCGATCTGGCGAAAGCAATCGTCAAATCCTGCTCGCCGTACGGCCTGCTCTGCATGGATGATATGAGATCCGGGCAGGTTCAACTTCGCAAACCGCTCGGTATTCACCTGTTTGGCGGAAGATTAATCACCAATCCTCCCCCCTCTTCCGGCGGCCTGCTGATCGCCTTCGCCGCCACCATGCTCGACCGCCTTTACCGTCATCCGGAAACAGCTTCGCTTCCCTGGCCGGTTCTTGCTGCAGAAGGGATGAGATCGGCAAGTCTGCTTCGCCAGAATGGCTTTGATTCGCGCGTTCATGAGTCCGATATCAGCGACAGCATACTCAATGAAGCCCATATCGAGGCAGCAGCTGCAAAGATCCGGAACCGCCTGCGCAACCTCGATAGCGAAGTGATCAAAGAGCCGGACAACCGCCACGGCAGCACCACCCACATCAGTGTTATCGACAAGCATGGCATGGCCGTTTCACTGACCAGCAGTAACGGTGAAGGTGCAGGTATTGTCGTGCCGGGCACCGGCATTCACCTGAACAACATGCTCGGTGAAGAGGATATCAATCCGCTCGGTTTCCATGCCCTGCCGGGAGGCGCCACACTCTCCTCAATGATGGCACCCTCAATCTTTATCGAAAAAGGCAAGCCTTCACTGGTACTTGGCAGCGGTGGCTCCAACCGGCTGCGTGGTGCCATCCTGCAGGCGCTTCTGCGTCACCGCCTGCTCGATCAGGATATTGAAGCAGCTGTACATGCACCGCGCCTCCATAATGAGAGCGGTGAACTCGATATTGAACCGGAACTCCTTAATGATCACGAACGCCACCTGCTGATGTCACTTGGCTGGAAACTACGTGACTGGAAACGGCAGAGCGTTTACTTCGGAGGCGTTAACGCCATCACCCGCAAGCCAAATGGCAGCCTGAACGGAGCAGGTGATCCGCGCCGTGGCGGCGCTGTAGCTTTCGCATGA
- the folK gene encoding 2-amino-4-hydroxy-6-hydroxymethyldihydropteridine diphosphokinase: MSRAFIAFGGNLGDVKNAFISARNQIDALPQTHVVASSLLYRTPPVGPAGQPDYLNAVVSLETELAPLPLLEAMQAIETGHGRVRSEQWGARTLDLDIIAINGEIIDSEQLAVPHPLMFDRQFVLRPLCDLAPEWQHPELKQTAAERLQEIMAAGEPPLPGGEAW, encoded by the coding sequence ATGAGTCGCGCATTTATCGCATTCGGCGGCAACCTCGGAGATGTGAAAAACGCTTTTATCTCGGCCCGCAATCAGATCGATGCATTGCCGCAGACGCATGTTGTGGCCTCATCCCTTCTCTACCGCACCCCGCCTGTAGGGCCTGCAGGGCAGCCTGATTATCTCAATGCAGTAGTCTCCCTTGAAACGGAACTGGCGCCATTGCCCCTGCTGGAAGCGATGCAGGCAATCGAAACCGGGCATGGCAGGGTACGCAGTGAGCAGTGGGGAGCACGCACCCTTGATCTCGATATCATCGCTATAAACGGCGAGATAATCGATTCAGAACAGCTCGCCGTACCGCACCCGCTGATGTTTGATCGCCAGTTCGTGTTAAGACCGCTTTGCGATCTGGCTCCGGAGTGGCAACATCCAGAGTTGAAACAGACGGCAGCCGAGCGCCTGCAGGAAATTATGGCAGCAGGTGAGCCGCCGCTACCCGGGGGGGAAGCATGGTAA
- a CDS encoding 3D domain-containing protein gives MKHFRKLFLALLFVSLGSCSVAHSGSGSKHTLKVTASAYNSVKAQTHGNPAIGAWGDKLRPGMRVIAVSRDLIKMGLKHNTKVKIEGLPGYYMVKDKMHKRWKRKIDIYMGTDIKAARKWGKRKVKISW, from the coding sequence ATGAAGCATTTCAGGAAACTATTTCTCGCGCTGCTTTTCGTCTCTCTCGGCAGCTGCAGCGTTGCCCACTCCGGTTCCGGCAGCAAACATACGCTGAAGGTAACAGCCAGCGCCTATAACTCGGTAAAGGCGCAAACGCACGGAAACCCCGCCATCGGTGCCTGGGGTGATAAACTGAGGCCCGGCATGCGGGTGATCGCCGTCTCGCGCGACCTGATCAAGATGGGGCTCAAGCACAACACGAAGGTAAAGATCGAGGGGCTTCCCGGCTACTACATGGTCAAGGACAAAATGCACAAGCGCTGGAAACGCAAGATCGACATCTACATGGGCACCGATATCAAAGCCGCCCGCAAATGGGGCAAGCGCAAGGTCAAAATCAGCTGGTAA
- a CDS encoding deoxynucleoside kinase yields the protein MVTVMERRFGRRPLNQCHIAVEGAIGVGKTTLTRKLAEKLEASTFFEQVDDNPFIELFYQDPSRHALSVQLSFLFSRLKQWQTLHQQDLFTQGIVSDYIFAKDHLFATVTLSDEELALYEQVAKLVTVDLHKPDLVIYLQSDPRVIMDRIRGRNRPTERGIQFDYLKRVIAAYDQFFFHYQETPLLVVQTDRMNFADSEEAVDALIKRIGNMQSQTEFWASYA from the coding sequence ATGGTAACAGTGATGGAGAGACGCTTTGGCAGGAGGCCACTGAATCAGTGTCACATTGCTGTCGAAGGCGCTATCGGTGTCGGTAAAACGACACTGACCCGCAAGCTTGCCGAGAAGCTTGAGGCATCCACCTTCTTTGAACAGGTTGACGATAACCCATTCATCGAGCTCTTCTATCAGGATCCCTCACGTCATGCCCTCTCCGTCCAGCTCTCTTTCCTCTTTTCGCGCCTCAAGCAGTGGCAGACACTGCACCAGCAGGATCTCTTTACGCAGGGCATCGTCAGCGACTACATCTTTGCCAAGGACCACCTTTTCGCCACGGTCACCCTCTCCGATGAGGAGTTGGCGCTCTATGAGCAGGTCGCCAAACTGGTTACGGTCGACCTGCATAAGCCCGACCTGGTCATCTACCTGCAATCCGATCCGCGCGTTATCATGGATCGTATCCGTGGCCGCAACCGGCCGACCGAGCGCGGCATCCAGTTCGACTATCTGAAGCGGGTGATTGCCGCCTACGACCAGTTTTTTTTCCACTACCAGGAGACGCCTCTGCTGGTCGTACAGACCGACCGCATGAATTTTGCCGACAGTGAAGAGGCGGTCGATGCGCTGATCAAACGCATCGGCAACATGCAGTCGCAGACCGAATTCTGGGCAAGCTACGCCTGA
- a CDS encoding M23 family metallopeptidase, whose translation MKRLFYTLLMIACWGGTAQAASWQAVQGEVVTVEATIDAENPRLWCFGKRWPVKKLENGKWRGWIGIDLKTKPTRYPIEWSNGKAVVSRDSLTVTHGEFRISHIQVEKKMAEFDPKTLERIRREVKELKATYSEKVDAAPAIRLFGKPTKGIESTPFGAQRYVNGEPRSPHSGVDIAAPAGTAIETPLAGKVLMVSDMYLNGITVAIGHGNGLVSVFSHMQSANVEKGQWVETRQMIGKVGSTGRATGPHLHWGVRFRMARVDPQSLLYSDERSQPMEGTFEQ comes from the coding sequence ATGAAACGATTGTTCTACACCCTGTTGATGATCGCCTGCTGGGGCGGTACGGCTCAGGCCGCTTCATGGCAGGCCGTTCAGGGAGAAGTGGTGACGGTAGAGGCAACTATTGATGCGGAAAACCCTCGCCTCTGGTGCTTCGGTAAAAGGTGGCCGGTTAAAAAACTTGAAAATGGCAAGTGGAGGGGATGGATCGGCATCGACCTGAAAACAAAACCGACCCGTTACCCGATTGAGTGGTCGAACGGTAAAGCTGTGGTTTCCAGAGACAGCCTGACGGTCACCCATGGTGAATTCCGCATCTCCCATATTCAGGTGGAGAAAAAAATGGCCGAGTTTGACCCGAAAACGCTTGAGCGTATCCGGCGCGAGGTAAAAGAGTTGAAGGCGACCTATAGCGAGAAAGTGGATGCGGCCCCTGCAATCAGACTGTTCGGCAAGCCGACAAAAGGGATCGAGTCCACACCTTTCGGGGCACAGCGATATGTGAACGGTGAACCGCGCTCCCCTCACTCCGGGGTCGATATTGCAGCACCCGCCGGAACTGCGATTGAAACACCGCTGGCAGGCAAGGTCCTGATGGTCTCCGACATGTACCTTAACGGCATCACAGTAGCCATCGGACACGGAAATGGTTTAGTCTCTGTTTTTTCGCACATGCAATCTGCAAATGTGGAAAAGGGGCAATGGGTAGAGACCCGCCAGATGATCGGCAAGGTAGGCTCAACCGGGCGGGCAACCGGACCACATCTGCATTGGGGAGTGCGCTTCAGGATGGCTCGCGTGGATCCGCAAAGCCTGCTATACTCAGATGAACGATCCCAGCCCATGGAAGGGACTTTTGAGCAGTAA
- a CDS encoding glycerophosphodiester phosphodiesterase family protein: MTSDPASYLVAHRGDQESACENTLAAFEAAAKAGARYIECDIQFTRDMVPVVCHDNRIDSEKISELVLTDLPGYIPTFEALLAWLSKAPHITLFLEIKPPILKRRSAGAAAKFLHAMIPGSLQQQIIPISMSARLVEACSLSFHTPVGWVMEGGRTPNVTLGWLFFPWQQLQQIRNWPDRKVRTAAYTVNDALQAAALHANGVDLIETNHFSRLIAELSYSAASTNKKP; encoded by the coding sequence GTGACCTCCGATCCCGCAAGCTATCTCGTAGCACATCGCGGCGATCAGGAATCCGCATGCGAGAACACGCTCGCCGCGTTCGAAGCGGCAGCAAAAGCAGGCGCCCGTTATATCGAGTGTGATATCCAGTTTACCAGAGATATGGTGCCGGTGGTCTGTCATGACAACCGAATCGATAGTGAGAAAATATCAGAGCTCGTCCTGACTGATCTTCCTGGCTATATCCCGACCTTCGAGGCATTGCTTGCGTGGCTCAGCAAAGCCCCGCACATCACGCTGTTTCTTGAGATCAAGCCCCCTATTCTGAAGCGCAGGTCTGCCGGCGCTGCTGCCAAATTTCTGCATGCGATGATTCCCGGTTCACTCCAGCAGCAAATCATTCCAATCAGCATGTCTGCCAGGCTGGTCGAGGCGTGCAGCCTGAGCTTCCATACACCGGTTGGTTGGGTGATGGAGGGGGGGCGTACGCCCAACGTCACCTTGGGCTGGCTCTTTTTCCCCTGGCAACAGTTGCAGCAAATTCGTAACTGGCCTGACAGGAAGGTGAGAACTGCAGCCTATACAGTCAACGATGCGCTGCAGGCGGCAGCACTGCATGCAAACGGTGTCGATCTGATCGAAACGAACCACTTTTCCCGTCTGATCGCCGAACTGTCATACAGCGCCGCATCAACCAACAAAAAACCGTAA
- a CDS encoding SPOR domain-containing protein, translating into MTEQNNWKASLTEHRTAWIVASCCLLVILTAAIKPDLFEFPQHESVGEEPAVPASMEEIIAEQIAPPIEDEAEAVVVETAREITPPKAVITPSKPVVEKTPAKPTPAPSKAEPATKPSAPAAGYYVQMGAFGERPRAQGLVDQLKLQGWSAVIAPKPGGLHAVWAGPEKDRGSAERLQKEIERKLKTKGFVVQQKGA; encoded by the coding sequence ATGACAGAACAGAACAACTGGAAAGCTTCGCTGACCGAGCATCGTACAGCCTGGATTGTCGCCAGCTGTTGCCTGCTGGTTATCCTGACCGCCGCAATCAAGCCCGATCTCTTTGAGTTTCCTCAACATGAGAGTGTAGGTGAAGAGCCTGCTGTGCCTGCAAGCATGGAAGAGATTATTGCCGAACAGATCGCACCGCCGATTGAGGATGAAGCTGAGGCCGTGGTGGTTGAGACCGCAAGAGAGATTACCCCCCCCAAAGCAGTCATTACACCCTCCAAACCCGTTGTGGAAAAAACACCTGCCAAGCCCACACCTGCTCCCTCCAAAGCCGAACCCGCCACCAAACCGTCTGCACCCGCGGCAGGCTATTACGTCCAGATGGGTGCTTTCGGCGAGAGGCCGCGGGCGCAGGGTCTTGTAGACCAGCTCAAGCTACAGGGGTGGAGTGCGGTGATCGCCCCCAAACCGGGCGGCCTGCATGCAGTATGGGCCGGACCGGAAAAAGATCGGGGCAGTGCAGAACGGCTTCAGAAAGAGATCGAAAGAAAACTGAAAACCAAGGGTTTTGTCGTCCAGCAGAAAGGCGCATGA
- the panD gene encoding aspartate 1-decarboxylase, with translation MKLTMLKSKIHRATVTHAELEYEGSCAIDQNLLDEANILPFEQLHIYNIANGERFTTYAITAPRGSGTIGVNGAAAHKANPGDLLIICTYAELKAKEAEHFKPKLVYVDAENAISHTSHGHLAAA, from the coding sequence ATGAAACTCACCATGCTGAAATCGAAGATTCACCGTGCCACGGTGACCCATGCTGAGCTGGAGTACGAAGGCTCCTGCGCCATCGACCAGAATCTGCTGGATGAGGCCAATATCCTCCCCTTTGAACAGCTGCATATTTATAATATCGCCAATGGCGAGCGTTTCACCACCTATGCGATCACCGCCCCGCGCGGATCGGGCACCATCGGTGTCAATGGTGCAGCTGCCCACAAGGCGAATCCCGGCGACCTGTTGATCATCTGCACCTATGCCGAATTGAAGGCCAAGGAAGCGGAACATTTCAAGCCGAAGCTGGTCTATGTCGATGCGGAGAATGCCATCAGCCATACCAGCCACGGGCATCTCGCCGCGGCCTGA
- a CDS encoding response regulator — MEIKALIIDDEDSVQSILTAFLNRYVSEKGMQSSITSMSDPVKSLFELTTHGGEYQLILLDVRIPKLSGDEIYSSLEQVNPDILGRILFVTGYPEDLHDRFPDKKFNILQKPFRYNSFSDKLDELFH; from the coding sequence ATGGAAATTAAAGCACTCATAATCGATGATGAAGACAGTGTTCAGAGTATTCTGACTGCATTTTTGAATCGCTACGTCAGCGAAAAAGGGATGCAGAGCAGCATTACCAGTATGAGTGATCCTGTGAAAAGCCTTTTTGAGCTGACAACCCACGGTGGTGAGTATCAACTGATCCTGCTGGATGTGCGCATTCCGAAGCTCTCCGGCGATGAGATCTACAGTTCGCTTGAGCAGGTTAATCCCGACATCCTCGGGCGCATCCTGTTTGTCACCGGCTATCCCGAAGATCTGCATGACCGTTTCCCCGATAAGAAGTTCAACATCCTGCAGAAGCCATTCCGCTACAACAGCTTCTCGGACAAGCTGGATGAGCTGTTTCACTGA
- the panC gene encoding pantoate--beta-alanine ligase, producing the protein MRVAHTSAEIRRQLARYRGRKTIAFVPTMGCLHEGHLSLIRKAKDEADIVVVSIYVNPLQFGAGEDLDKYPRTFEADASLCEAEGVDYIFHPATLYPRRGPRVTLKVEKLSDCLCGASRPGHFDGVATVVNLLFNIVQPDIAIFGEKDWQQLAIIRRMVRDLQMPVEIIGCPTIREMNGLAKSSRNRYLSESDHLTATALSQALIAMQKVAADGERSVDMLMATAESILAEAGIKTEYLEVRSAASLKNRRRLNRQPARAFIAAKVGNARLIDNMPLPVAGMENNL; encoded by the coding sequence ATGAGAGTCGCACACACATCGGCCGAGATCCGTCGCCAGCTGGCCCGATACCGGGGCCGCAAAACCATCGCTTTCGTACCCACCATGGGCTGCCTGCACGAAGGGCACCTGAGCCTGATAAGGAAGGCGAAAGATGAAGCGGATATCGTCGTGGTAAGCATCTACGTCAATCCGCTGCAGTTCGGTGCAGGCGAGGATCTCGACAAATATCCACGTACCTTCGAGGCAGATGCCTCACTCTGCGAGGCAGAGGGCGTCGATTATATCTTCCATCCGGCCACCCTCTATCCCAGGCGTGGGCCCAGGGTGACCCTGAAGGTGGAGAAGCTTTCCGACTGCCTCTGCGGAGCGTCACGGCCTGGCCACTTCGATGGTGTGGCTACGGTAGTGAACCTGTTATTCAATATCGTGCAGCCCGATATAGCCATCTTCGGTGAGAAGGACTGGCAGCAGCTGGCGATTATCCGCCGTATGGTACGTGATCTGCAGATGCCGGTAGAGATTATCGGTTGCCCGACCATTCGCGAGATGAACGGCCTGGCAAAGAGCAGCCGTAACCGCTATCTCTCAGAATCAGATCATCTGACTGCAACAGCCCTGTCGCAGGCTCTGATTGCCATGCAGAAAGTGGCGGCGGATGGCGAGAGAAGTGTCGACATGCTGATGGCGACTGCCGAATCAATTCTGGCCGAAGCCGGAATCAAAACCGAATACCTTGAGGTTCGCAGTGCCGCCTCTCTGAAAAACAGACGCAGGCTTAACAGACAGCCTGCACGCGCTTTTATTGCCGCAAAGGTTGGCAATGCACGCCTGATCGATAATATGCCGCTCCCGGTAGCTGGAATGGAGAACAACCTATGA